A genomic window from Massilia sp. METH4 includes:
- a CDS encoding M61 family metallopeptidase, whose translation MKNKTSTKKTKPPRAAAPAVASAVAYTIVPKDLAAHLFQVTLTVQQPAAEGQVLALPAWIPGSYMIREFARNIVQIRAESNGAPVPLTKLDKHSWRAPAVEGPLVVQYDVYAWDLSVRAAHLDQTHGFFNGTSVFLRVAGQEDVPHVVDIQRPAEEAARTWRVATALPELKAKRYGFGTYVAADYDELIDSPVEMGDFALATFTAHGVPHDVVITGRVPNLDLVRLCTDLKAICETQIAFFEPKTKRSPMDRYVFMTLAVGDGYGGLEHRASTALICARADLPTTASQGKERSEGYIRFLGLCSHEYFHTWNVKRIKPAVFAPYDLQVENYTPLLWLFEGFTSYYDDLFLVRSGMIDEATYFKMLGKTVGSVLRGAGRTKQSVADSSFDAWSKYYRQDENAPNAIVSYYAKGSLVGLGLDLTIRAKTGGKRSLDDIMLALWQRYGRDFYPAGRRGVTPADVEALFDEISGMRLKSYFEKYIRGTEDVPLAKLLAPFGVKYTDERKGAKPSLDANIGREGTDAKLSAVHEGGAAHRAGLSAGDLLVAIDGLRVTGNPSNLEALLARYRVGDTVQVHAFRRDELMAFTVQLQGDRVPGIGLAIDTARKIAVARPTMPR comes from the coding sequence ATGAAAAACAAAACGTCGACCAAGAAGACCAAGCCCCCACGCGCCGCGGCCCCCGCCGTGGCCTCCGCTGTGGCCTACACTATCGTGCCGAAAGACCTGGCGGCCCACCTGTTCCAGGTAACGCTGACCGTGCAGCAGCCCGCCGCCGAAGGCCAGGTGCTGGCGCTGCCGGCCTGGATTCCGGGCAGCTACATGATCCGCGAATTTGCCCGCAACATCGTGCAGATCCGCGCCGAGTCGAATGGTGCGCCGGTACCGCTGACGAAGCTGGACAAGCATTCGTGGCGCGCGCCGGCAGTGGAAGGCCCCCTCGTCGTGCAGTACGACGTGTATGCCTGGGACCTGTCGGTGCGCGCCGCGCACCTGGACCAGACGCACGGTTTCTTCAACGGCACCAGCGTGTTCCTGCGTGTGGCGGGGCAGGAGGATGTGCCCCATGTGGTCGATATCCAGCGCCCGGCCGAGGAAGCCGCGCGCACCTGGCGCGTGGCCACGGCACTGCCCGAGCTGAAGGCGAAGCGCTACGGCTTCGGGACCTACGTGGCGGCAGACTACGACGAGCTGATCGACAGCCCGGTGGAAATGGGCGACTTCGCGCTGGCCACGTTCACCGCCCACGGCGTGCCGCACGACGTGGTGATTACCGGCCGCGTGCCGAACCTGGACCTCGTACGGCTTTGCACCGACCTGAAAGCCATCTGCGAAACCCAGATCGCCTTTTTCGAGCCGAAGACGAAGCGCTCGCCGATGGACCGCTACGTGTTCATGACCCTCGCCGTGGGCGACGGCTACGGCGGCCTGGAACACCGCGCCTCGACCGCCCTGATCTGCGCCCGCGCCGATCTGCCGACGACGGCCAGCCAGGGCAAGGAACGCAGCGAAGGCTATATCAGGTTCCTCGGCCTGTGCAGCCATGAGTACTTCCACACCTGGAACGTGAAGCGCATCAAGCCGGCCGTCTTCGCGCCCTACGACCTGCAGGTGGAAAACTACACACCGCTGCTGTGGCTCTTCGAAGGTTTCACGAGCTATTACGACGACCTGTTCCTCGTTCGCTCCGGCATGATCGACGAAGCCACGTACTTCAAGATGCTGGGCAAGACGGTGGGCAGCGTGCTGCGCGGCGCCGGCCGTACGAAGCAGAGCGTGGCCGATTCCAGCTTCGATGCCTGGAGCAAGTACTACCGGCAGGACGAAAACGCACCGAACGCCATCGTCAGCTACTACGCAAAGGGTTCGCTGGTCGGCCTGGGCCTGGATCTCACGATCCGCGCCAAGACCGGTGGCAAGCGTTCGCTGGACGACATCATGCTGGCGCTGTGGCAGCGCTACGGGCGCGACTTCTACCCGGCGGGCCGCCGCGGCGTGACCCCGGCCGACGTGGAAGCGCTGTTCGACGAGATCAGCGGCATGCGGCTGAAGAGCTACTTCGAAAAATACATCCGCGGCACGGAAGACGTGCCGCTGGCGAAGCTGCTGGCACCGTTCGGCGTGAAGTACACGGACGAGCGCAAGGGCGCCAAGCCCAGCCTCGATGCCAATATCGGCCGCGAAGGGACCGATGCGAAACTGTCCGCCGTCCATGAAGGCGGAGCCGCGCACCGTGCGGGCCTCTCCGCCGGCGACCTGCTGGTGGCGATCGACGGCCTGCGCGTCACCGGCAACCCGTCCAACCTGGAAGCGCTGCTGGCGCGCTACCGCGTCGGCGACACGGTGCAGGTACACGCCTTCCGGCGCGACGAACTGATGGCGTTCACGGTTCAGTTGCAGGGCGATCGCGTACCCGGCATCGGCCTGGCCATCGACACGGCACGCAAGATCGCGGTGGCACGCCCGACGATGCCGCGGTGA
- the trpC gene encoding indole-3-glycerol phosphate synthase TrpC has product MSDILNKILAVKAEEVAAAKKYRSLASLRDDVEADRESRAAIRGFEASLRGKIAAGQAGVIAEVKKASPSKGVLRADFRPAEIAQSYAEGGAACLSVLTDEQFFQGSTEYLKQARAACSLPVIRKDFLVDIYQVYEARAMGADCILLIVAGLDHGLMAEMEACAHDLGMDVLVESHDGDELTAAMKLKTNLIGINNRNLRTFEVSLENTIGLLPRIPAERMVVTESGILNGDDVRRMREANVNAFLVGEAFMRAENPGAELKRLFA; this is encoded by the coding sequence ATGTCCGACATCCTGAACAAGATCCTGGCCGTGAAGGCCGAAGAAGTGGCCGCGGCCAAGAAGTACCGCAGCCTCGCCAGCCTGCGCGACGACGTGGAGGCGGACCGCGAGTCGCGCGCCGCCATCCGCGGCTTCGAAGCGAGCCTGCGCGGCAAGATCGCCGCCGGCCAGGCCGGCGTGATCGCCGAAGTGAAGAAAGCCTCTCCCTCCAAAGGCGTGCTGCGCGCCGACTTCCGCCCCGCGGAAATCGCGCAAAGCTATGCCGAAGGCGGTGCCGCCTGCCTGTCCGTGCTGACGGATGAACAATTCTTCCAGGGCTCCACCGAATACCTGAAGCAGGCGCGCGCCGCGTGCTCCTTGCCCGTGATCCGCAAGGATTTTTTGGTCGACATCTACCAGGTCTATGAAGCCCGCGCCATGGGTGCCGACTGCATCCTGCTGATCGTCGCCGGCCTCGATCACGGCCTGATGGCCGAGATGGAAGCCTGCGCCCACGACCTCGGCATGGATGTGCTGGTGGAATCGCACGACGGCGACGAACTGACCGCCGCGATGAAGCTGAAGACGAACCTCATCGGCATCAACAACCGCAACCTGCGCACGTTCGAGGTGTCGCTGGAGAACACCATTGGTCTGCTGCCCCGCATTCCGGCGGAGCGGATGGTCGTGACCGAGTCGGGCATCCTGAATGGCGACGATGTGAGGCGGATGCGGGAGGCGAACGTGAACGCCTTCCTCGTCGGGGAGGCCTTCATGCGTGCCGAGAATCCAGGGGCGGAGTTGAAGCGCTTGTTTGCTTGA
- a CDS encoding GGDEF domain-containing protein, with protein MKLLDPFSVVLMAALMCAVMSAVLFGARRGFPDELRGISHWGTALAVQVFAAFCFALRGTLPDVLVLPIANVLFVLGNGLCVTGLQRFYGVAPGWRMLGGACGFALAGMLYFLLVVPDYSARVAWMALPITLINASLLFLVLRHGRRKLATWFFGSLIAVDLVLVALRGAIALTPHGEALVDLTRPGLFPGFYLAITALEPALLAVGFLMVAYERLRLILERRSASDPLTGVLNRRGFGDAYAREVARLARMRQRSRSLALLAVDLDYFKKINDRYGHAEGDRVLVSVAQMIGSALRESDVLARFGGEEFIVLLPDTDLKRAIGVAQRVQRLLRDACTGELPSCTASIGVSVQTDPEESLEALVSRADEALYRAKENGRDRIETWKAAA; from the coding sequence GTGAAGTTGCTGGACCCGTTCAGCGTCGTGCTGATGGCGGCGCTGATGTGCGCCGTCATGAGTGCCGTGCTGTTCGGCGCCCGCCGCGGCTTTCCCGACGAATTGCGCGGTATCAGCCACTGGGGCACGGCGCTGGCCGTGCAGGTGTTCGCCGCTTTCTGTTTCGCGCTGCGCGGCACGCTGCCCGATGTGCTGGTGCTGCCGATCGCCAATGTGCTGTTCGTGCTTGGCAATGGCCTGTGCGTGACCGGGCTGCAACGCTTCTACGGGGTGGCGCCGGGCTGGCGCATGCTGGGCGGCGCCTGCGGCTTCGCGCTCGCGGGCATGCTGTACTTCCTGCTGGTGGTGCCGGATTATTCGGCGCGCGTCGCCTGGATGGCGCTGCCCATCACGCTCATCAACGCCTCGCTGCTGTTCCTCGTGCTGCGGCATGGCCGGCGCAAGCTGGCAACGTGGTTCTTCGGATCCCTGATCGCGGTGGACCTGGTCCTGGTTGCCTTGCGGGGCGCGATAGCGCTCACGCCGCACGGCGAGGCACTGGTGGACCTGACCCGTCCCGGCTTGTTCCCCGGCTTCTACCTGGCGATCACCGCGCTGGAACCCGCGTTGCTGGCCGTGGGTTTCCTGATGGTGGCCTATGAACGGCTGCGCCTGATCCTGGAGCGCCGCTCGGCCAGCGATCCGCTGACCGGGGTGCTGAATCGCCGCGGCTTCGGCGACGCCTACGCGCGCGAGGTGGCCCGGCTGGCGCGCATGCGCCAGCGTTCTCGCTCGCTCGCGTTGCTGGCCGTGGACCTCGATTACTTCAAGAAGATCAACGACCGATACGGTCACGCGGAAGGCGACCGTGTGCTGGTCAGCGTGGCGCAGATGATCGGCTCGGCCTTGCGCGAATCCGACGTGCTGGCCCGCTTCGGCGGCGAGGAATTCATCGTGCTGCTGCCGGACACGGACCTGAAACGTGCGATCGGCGTTGCTCAACGCGTGCAGCGGCTGCTGCGCGACGCCTGCACCGGCGAACTGCCGTCGTGCACGGCCAGTATCGGGGTATCGGTGCAGACGGACCCGGAAGAGTCGCTCGAGGCGCTGGTCAGCCGGGCGGACGAAGCCCTGTATCGGGCGAAGGAGAATGGCAGGGATCGGATCGAGACGTGGAAGGCTGCGGCTTGA
- a CDS encoding nucleotidyltransferase family protein has product MERARITGILLAAGRGRRFDPLGQRNKLLQPIDGEAVVVHSARHLLAAVPRVVAVVRPGEEGVAARLAALGCEVAVCAEADCGMAASLVHALRHAAEAQGWIVALGDMPHVRPTTIAALVRAVEEGADIAVPVYENERGNPVAFGRRHLPQLLALSGDRGARGIVRDNIVNEVAVDDPGILLDIDTPPDLQ; this is encoded by the coding sequence GTGGAGCGCGCCCGTATCACCGGGATCCTTCTCGCTGCCGGCCGCGGCCGGCGTTTCGACCCGCTGGGGCAGCGCAACAAGCTGCTCCAGCCGATCGATGGCGAGGCGGTCGTGGTGCACAGTGCGCGGCACCTGCTGGCCGCCGTGCCGCGGGTGGTGGCGGTTGTGCGGCCGGGCGAGGAAGGCGTCGCCGCGCGGCTGGCCGCACTGGGCTGCGAAGTCGCCGTCTGCGCGGAGGCTGACTGCGGCATGGCCGCCTCGCTCGTCCATGCGCTGCGCCATGCGGCCGAAGCGCAGGGCTGGATCGTGGCGCTGGGCGACATGCCCCATGTGCGGCCGACCACGATCGCCGCGCTGGTGCGCGCCGTGGAAGAGGGGGCCGATATCGCGGTCCCGGTTTATGAAAACGAGCGTGGCAACCCGGTGGCATTCGGTCGCCGGCACCTGCCGCAGCTGCTCGCGCTAAGTGGAGACCGCGGCGCGCGCGGCATCGTAAGGGATAATATCGTCAATGAAGTGGCGGTGGATGACCCGGGCATCCTGCTCGACATCGATACGCCGCCCGACCTGCAATGA